The following DNA comes from Terriglobia bacterium.
TGCTGATGGGCTTCAGCGATGATCCGGTGAATGAGCTGCTCGATCTCGATACCGATCACGAGGTCGCGTTTTCACTGGTGACGGTCGGCTCGACCGCCACTTTCGACCTTCCGTCCGCCCCGCCGCTGCCACCGCTGCACCTGGAAACTCTGCCGCTGTCCGACCACGAGGTGGACTATCCCGCCATGCGCGAGATGCACGCCGCGTCATCGCTGGCCACTGCCGGCGAGGTCCGCGCCTGGCGCGAACCACCGACGCCCGGCGATGCCGTCGAGCTGCGCGGGCCCGCCATCGCGCTGCCATCGGCGCCGGAAGAGGAACTCGCGCGTGATGCCATCGAACGCGTGATCCTCCGCCGCGGCTCGACTCGCCAGTTCAAGCGCGAAGCGATCAGTTTGGCGCAGCTTGCCACCGTGTTGGACCGATCTACCCGCGGATTTCCCGCCGACTTCCACAACCCTTCGGGAGCGCAACTCAGCCACATCTACGTGCTGGTTAACGCCGTGGATGGCTTGCTGCCGGGCGCGTACTACTTCCATCGCGATCGGCGCGAACTGGAACTGCTGAAGCCAGGCGACTTCCGCCGGCAGGCCGGTTATCTCGGACTCGAGCAGGATTTGCCTGCCGACGCTGCCGCGAACGTTTTTTTCCTCGCCGACCTCCACACCATCCTGGCGCGTTATGGCAACCGCGGCTATCGTGCGGCGCAACTGGAAGCGGGCATTCTCGGCGGCAAGATCTACCTGGCCGCCTACGCGCAGCATCTCGGCGCCAGCGGCCTGACCTTCTATGACGACGATGTCGTCAACTTCTTCTCGCCGCATGCCGCGGGCAAGAGCGCGATCTTTCTGGTCTGTTTGGGCAACAGCGTGAAGCGCAAGCAGTGAGGGAGAACCGCGGTTACGCCTGGCGCGACGGCCGGGGCGGGGGCGGAAGGACGTTCTCGGGGAGATCCAGTTCCTCCCAGGAGATGGCGGGCGGATATCGGCGGTAAAAACAGGGGAGCATCCGCCTGTCGCGGAAGAGGGACCACCCCAGCGGAATGTCTAATTCCGCGAACCAGTAAACCCCTTCGGCTACGCGCTGGATCCGTGGATGAGGGGCGCGCAGGTCCGCACGCACCGCATCTGACAATTGCTCGTACGTCGTGGACCGGTCTCCCATCCAGCGCAGTTCCTCGAGGATGACATGCAATCCTTGGGGACAGCACTTCTGCTCGAGTCGTTCGAGCACCCGTGTCATGGGGGAGGCTTGCTTATGGGCCGCAGAGCTGCTCATGGTTGGCTTGCCTTTTCTGTGGCGGCCACTTCGCGGGCCTGAACTTGAACCTTGCTGTACCGGTCGCACAGACACACCTTGCACTTGCCGTGACCGTGTTTCCCGATCAGCGGAAACACGTGGTCACGTTTCTCGTGCCCGCACTCGCAGTTTGTGCTCAGAGCGTTCACTGGATATCTCCGTCAGGGGAGTGGCCGGATTCGCCGCTCTGCTGGACGATATCTTCGGCGGGCACCTGCTTCTCAAGCTTTCTCTGCTGCTTGCGCTGAGCCTTGGCGCGCTGTTTTTCCTGGCGTGCCAGCTCTTTCTGCCGTTTTTGGAAGGTCTGACTTGGGCGCATGCTAGCCCCACTTTTCTGCGCGAGGAGCATGCGCGGTGTGGAAGAGCTGGCCCAGCACCAGTTTGTTTGGCTGTCCTTCGCTGATGGGCTGATCGCAGCCGGGACAGTACCCGATCACTTCATCTTGGGGCGGTTTCGGTTCGGTTTTGAGCAACAACTCCTCCTGATTTATCCCATGTGATGGGCGGCGCGTGAAGTTTCCACTGTGCCGGTTTCGTTGTCGATTGGCATGGACGCTCCACCCTGGAACAGACTCAGTCGCGCACGACTGGTTCTGGCAGCTAAGAGGGAATACTTCAGATGAGCTGACTTAGTTCAGAGAATCTGAAAGAGGAGAGAATCTCGCTCAACCTTAACCCTAGTCCTTACCCGCAGGGAAGTCAATGACCCGCGGGGCAGGTACTACCCATGCGCGGCGTTGCGATGATCCCCAATCGCCGCGCACAGGTTTCCCGATCTCTCATCAGGCGAAAAATTCGCCGGGCAAGGGTTGCAAGGTGCGGCCGACGAGCGTATTCCGCGGACGGGACAATCTTTCGGCCGCGATATCGGCGTTGATCTCCTTGCGCTGCAGGCGCAGCTTCAAGACCCGTTCGATGTTCCGCAATTCCAGCGTCTCGGCGGGCGAGACCAGGGTGGAAGCGCGTCCGCGCGCTCCGGCCCGTCCGGTGCGGCCGACGCGATGAATAAAATCCTCCGGCAGTGTCGGCAGATCGTAATTGATCACGTGCGCTACATCCTGGATGTCGAGCCCGCGGGAAGCGACGTCGGTGGCGACCAGCACCTTGAAGCGGCCTTCGTCGAAGCCGGCGAGCGCGCCCGTGCGCTGCGATTGCGAGCGGTCGCCATGAATCATGGCGGCCAGGAAGCCGTCGCGCACCAGGTGCTTGGCCAGGCGCTCTGTGCCCCGCTTGGTGCGCGCGAAGACCAGCGTGCGCCCCTTCTCGCTGCGCAGCAGGTGGCACAAGGCCTGGAACTTGTCGGACGTTGCGACCTCGAACGCCTGCAGTTCCACGCTGTCCACCGGCTTGAGCGTGGAGCCCAGCGCGATGCGCACCGGGTTGCGCGTGTATTCGCTCACCAGCCCGGCAACCGAGGCTTCCAGGGTCGCGGAAAAACACATGGTCTGGCGCTCCCGGGACAGTTCGCCGACGATGCGGCGGATGGCCGGCAGGAATCCCATGTCGAGCATGCGGTCGGCCTCGTCGAGGACGAGCACTTTGACCTGGCGCAGATCCACCAGCCTGCGCCCGAGGAAATCCTCGAGCCGGCCGGGGGTGGCCACCAACAAGCGCGCGCCGGAGCGGATTGCGTCTAACTGGCCCTTTTCGCCGACGCCGCCGATCACCAGCGCCGCAGGGGCAATTGATTTTCCGCGCAACTGCTCGAATTGTTCATGCACCTGCATGGCGAGTTCGCGCGTCGGCACCAGCACCAGGGCTTCGATGGTCCGCGACCGGGGCGACTGCAGCAGCCGCTCGATCATCGGTACCAGGAACGCCAGCGTCTTACCGGTGCCGGTATGGGCTGTGGCCATCAGGTCTTTGCCCGCAAGTGCGTGCGGGATCGCTTCCGACTGGATCGGCATGGGAGTGTGAAATTGGCAGGCGGCCAGTCTCTGCTGCAAAGCAGGAGAGAGAGGCAGTTCGGTAAAGCTTGTCATTCGAATCGTTATCTTTCTGGAGAGGCGTCTCGCGAGACGCACGCAAAAGATGCGATTCGCGACTGTGCAAAGGAAGCCGCTCGTAGGGTTTTTGCGCTGGGAACGAACGGGGAGCAGGGAATCGAAGGAAGGGTCAGACCGGCTGTTTCAACCGACTGCCGCACCACAAGCGAACCGTGGTCACTAGCGTCTGGAACAGTATAGCACAGGCGCCGTCTCAGAACCGGGCGCGCAGCACGCTTGATGCTTACCTTGGTGCATCCTTCCGACTTCACTTTCGACAGTCATCAAGAATTGACCGTTCACGTACTTCGCGCCCACTTAGCCGGCGCCCAAAACCTAAGACGTGAAACCTAGCGCCTACCGCTTGTACCCAATCTTGCGCAGAAACGAGTGCCGCGCAATCACGTCGTCGGGGCCTTCGACGCCCTGGGGCGCGCTGCCGTCAATCACGCCCATGATGCCGCCGCCCTGCTCGCCGCGCGCCACCACCACCTCGACCGGGTTGGCGGTCGCGCAGAAAATGTTGCACACCTCGGGCACCTGCCGCACGGCGTTGAGCACGTTAATCGGAAACGCGTTGCGGATCAGCACCACGAACACGTGTCCGGCGGCAAGCAACTGCGCGTTGCGGATGGCCGCGCTGCGCAGTTCATCGTCGTTGCCTTCGGAGCGCGTCAGGCACGGGCCGGAGCTTTCGTTGAACGCCAGCCCAAATTTTGCCTGTGGGACCGTGGTCGCGATCGCTTCGTAAACATCCTCGACCGTCTTGATGAAGTGGGACTGGCCGATGATGATGTTCGTGTCGGAAGGGAAGTCCATCTTGACCGAATCGAAGGTGAGCATGAGAACCTCGGCAATTTGTAATTTGAAATTGGTAATTTGCAATTGCGACCGCAAGTTCGCGCCAGGTTGCGCCCCGAACCAAATTGCCAATTACAAATTACCAATTACAAATTCTCTTGTGCCATTCCGTTGCCCGCTCGTAGGCATGCGCCAGTTGCAGGACGCGGGCATCGTCGCCGGGCGCGCCGGCAATCTGCAACCCGATGGGCAGCCCGCCGCGGGTGAATCCGCACGGCACCGAAACCGCCGGCAGCCCGAGCACATTGAAGGGCCGCGTGTTGCGCAGCAAGATCAGTTCGCGGCGTCGCAAGTCGTCCGGATTCGCCTGCAGTTCCGCCAGCGCCGGGGCAGTCACCGGCGACGTGGGCGTGATCAGCAGATCGTAATCGGCGAACAGGTCCGCGGCGGCGCGGCGCAGATGGTCCAATTCGATCCGCTTCAGGATGTATTCCCTGGCCGCAACCGATTCGCCGCGCTGGATGCGCCGTAGCGTTTCCGGCTGGTAAAGCCCGGCGCGCTCAGCGAGAAATTGTGCGTGGTAGGCGTACGCCTCCGCCGCCTGCACCGTCCGGTCGGTATCAATGGGCATGCTGGCGTCGCTCAGGCCGCTGGTGAGCGTTTCCAACACCTGGAGCGCGTTGTTGATGGCGGCCGCGACTTCCGGGTCCAGGTCATCGAAGAAAAACTGCCGCACGATCCCGAGGCGCAGCCGGTGCGTGTCCTGTTCCAACCCTTCGCCGTAATCGCTGGCCGGCAACTCGCGGCTGGTGCTGTCACCGGCATCGTAACCGGCGATGGCCTGCAGGACGAGCGCCGCATCGCGCACCCTGCGTGTCATCGGACCCACGTGGTCGTACGACCACGACAGCGGAACCACCCCGCGCGCGCTCACCAGCCCGTAGGTCGGTTTCATTCCCACGATCCCGCAGCACGCGGCAGGCAGGCGAATGGAACCGGCGGTATCGCTGCCCAAAGCGGCGAAGCACATTCCCGCCGCCACCGCCGCTGCGGATCCTGACGAAGATCCGCCGGTGATGTGCGCCCGCGCCCATGGATTGCGGGCCGCACCGTAGTAGCTGACCACGCCGCTGCCGCCGTACGCGAATTCGTGGAGGTTGGTCTTGCCGAGCAGCACGGCGCCTTCGACCTTCAAGCGCCGCACCACGGCCGCATCCTCCGCCGGCACGCGCTCCTGAAAAAGCGCGCTGGCGGCGGTGGTGCGCGCTCCCGCGGTATCAATCAGGTCCTTCAGGGCGACCGGAATTCCGTGCAGCGGCCCGCGGTAGCGTCCGTTCGCAATCTCGCGCTCGGCAAGTCGCGCCTGCTCCAGCGCGCTGTCGCGCGTAACCGTGATAAATGCGTTGAGCGCGGGATTGAGCCGCTCAGTGCGCTCCAGGCAAGCTTGCGTGAGGTCGACGGGAGAGACCGCCTTGTCAGCCACCAGCGCGGCGGCTTC
Coding sequences within:
- a CDS encoding SagB/ThcOx family dehydrogenase; this translates as MPSGPNNADTGIAWRYHNGTKHSYQSVRTNPHYLDWSNRPLPFKIYPTLNPIRLPKEVPQTGMAALSVIAENVRPAGTRMPALHDLALLLYFSAGITRHKTYPGGEIYMRAAACTGALYEVELYVVCGDLPELKAGMYQFAPAEFGLRLLRAGDFRRVLVEATGAHPAVAAAPVTIICTGTYWRNAWKYQARTYRHFGWDNGTILANLLAMCTATQLPATLLMGFSDDPVNELLDLDTDHEVAFSLVTVGSTATFDLPSAPPLPPLHLETLPLSDHEVDYPAMREMHAASSLATAGEVRAWREPPTPGDAVELRGPAIALPSAPEEELARDAIERVILRRGSTRQFKREAISLAQLATVLDRSTRGFPADFHNPSGAQLSHIYVLVNAVDGLLPGAYYFHRDRRELELLKPGDFRRQAGYLGLEQDLPADAAANVFFLADLHTILARYGNRGYRAAQLEAGILGGKIYLAAYAQHLGASGLTFYDDDVVNFFSPHAAGKSAIFLVCLGNSVKRKQ
- a CDS encoding DEAD/DEAH box helicase, whose translation is MTSFTELPLSPALQQRLAACQFHTPMPIQSEAIPHALAGKDLMATAHTGTGKTLAFLVPMIERLLQSPRSRTIEALVLVPTRELAMQVHEQFEQLRGKSIAPAALVIGGVGEKGQLDAIRSGARLLVATPGRLEDFLGRRLVDLRQVKVLVLDEADRMLDMGFLPAIRRIVGELSRERQTMCFSATLEASVAGLVSEYTRNPVRIALGSTLKPVDSVELQAFEVATSDKFQALCHLLRSEKGRTLVFARTKRGTERLAKHLVRDGFLAAMIHGDRSQSQRTGALAGFDEGRFKVLVATDVASRGLDIQDVAHVINYDLPTLPEDFIHRVGRTGRAGARGRASTLVSPAETLELRNIERVLKLRLQRKEINADIAAERLSRPRNTLVGRTLQPLPGEFFA
- a CDS encoding adenosine-specific kinase, which codes for MLTFDSVKMDFPSDTNIIIGQSHFIKTVEDVYEAIATTVPQAKFGLAFNESSGPCLTRSEGNDDELRSAAIRNAQLLAAGHVFVVLIRNAFPINVLNAVRQVPEVCNIFCATANPVEVVVARGEQGGGIMGVIDGSAPQGVEGPDDVIARHSFLRKIGYKR
- a CDS encoding amidase; the protein is MPSASELCTLTLTEAAALVADKAVSPVDLTQACLERTERLNPALNAFITVTRDSALEQARLAEREIANGRYRGPLHGIPVALKDLIDTAGARTTAASALFQERVPAEDAAVVRRLKVEGAVLLGKTNLHEFAYGGSGVVSYYGAARNPWARAHITGGSSSGSAAAVAAGMCFAALGSDTAGSIRLPAACCGIVGMKPTYGLVSARGVVPLSWSYDHVGPMTRRVRDAALVLQAIAGYDAGDSTSRELPASDYGEGLEQDTHRLRLGIVRQFFFDDLDPEVAAAINNALQVLETLTSGLSDASMPIDTDRTVQAAEAYAYHAQFLAERAGLYQPETLRRIQRGESVAAREYILKRIELDHLRRAAADLFADYDLLITPTSPVTAPALAELQANPDDLRRRELILLRNTRPFNVLGLPAVSVPCGFTRGGLPIGLQIAGAPGDDARVLQLAHAYERATEWHKRICNW